One region of Jonesiaceae bacterium BS-20 genomic DNA includes:
- the gnpA gene encoding 1,3-beta-galactosyl-N-acetylhexosamine phosphorylase: MSSHGRLTLPTEVGAERESIELIARLGADAIRNSDGTELPADAASMVDKVYATYFVARGDQEWAESHTDELQQLYLLSNRHTARTSTLVIDPMVGYFADQVKPDLDHDPKIYWEVRNRTTGQVLATADWSIDSAGVVTITGTVPFHEYTVAFLAWKVWDPTQMYNYITNGWQNTDRVKEMPYDARHEATWQFMKDSLDTWLGEHPEVDVVRFTTFFYHFTLVFNDQAKEKFVDWFGYSASVSAVALEAFAQEHGYRLSPEDFVDGGFYNSPFRVPSKQFRDWLGFQHRFVTSRAKELVAAVHEAGKEAIMFLGDNWIGIEPYGPEFAAVGLDAVVGSVGSAATTRMIADIPSVKYTEGRMLPYFFPDVFNPDGDPVAEAQQCWVDARRAILRNPLDRIGYGGYISLAIQFPEFIDFTEQVVNEFRTIHDTAKERTAWGTGLKVAVLNHWGALRTWQTHMVAHALPYKQIVTYLGVIEALAGMPVEVEFIAFDDVLANGIDSDIDVIINAGQAATSFSGGDVWQDPNLTTKLRQWVDAGGALIGVGDPSAHLHEGRFYQLSDVFGVDKELGFSLSTDKYVTPVTEHFITHDLTEPFNPGEGARDVYPVTDTAQVLAYQAETHIATNEYGQGRSVYLAGLPHSSQNARLLYRAILWAARKDQDVTAPAQWWTSDPRTDVAAWDDTFVVVNSTLETVTTTVTGPGGISETVSLGPAESKWFA, encoded by the coding sequence ATGAGCTCACACGGACGCCTAACCCTGCCAACCGAAGTTGGGGCAGAACGTGAATCAATTGAACTGATTGCGCGCCTTGGCGCAGATGCTATTCGCAATAGCGATGGCACGGAGTTGCCAGCCGATGCCGCCAGCATGGTGGATAAGGTTTATGCCACCTACTTTGTGGCGCGTGGAGACCAGGAATGGGCCGAGTCCCACACCGATGAACTTCAGCAGTTGTACTTGCTTTCTAACCGGCACACCGCGCGGACCAGCACGCTCGTGATCGATCCGATGGTGGGGTACTTTGCCGATCAGGTGAAACCAGACCTTGACCACGATCCAAAAATCTATTGGGAAGTCCGCAACCGCACTACCGGGCAGGTCCTAGCTACCGCAGACTGGTCCATTGACTCTGCCGGAGTGGTGACCATTACCGGAACCGTGCCGTTTCACGAGTACACCGTTGCCTTCTTGGCTTGGAAGGTGTGGGACCCAACTCAGATGTACAACTACATCACCAACGGCTGGCAGAACACGGACCGCGTCAAGGAAATGCCATACGACGCTCGCCATGAGGCCACCTGGCAGTTCATGAAGGACAGCCTAGACACTTGGCTCGGCGAGCACCCTGAGGTTGATGTGGTGCGATTTACCACGTTCTTCTACCACTTCACGCTCGTGTTTAATGACCAGGCCAAAGAGAAGTTTGTGGACTGGTTTGGCTATTCTGCCTCGGTTTCTGCGGTTGCGCTCGAGGCTTTTGCTCAGGAGCACGGTTACCGGTTGAGCCCCGAGGACTTTGTTGATGGTGGCTTCTACAACTCGCCGTTCCGGGTACCATCCAAGCAGTTCCGTGACTGGTTGGGCTTCCAACACCGCTTTGTCACGTCCCGCGCCAAGGAATTAGTTGCCGCAGTGCATGAGGCAGGCAAAGAAGCGATCATGTTCCTTGGTGACAACTGGATTGGCATTGAGCCATACGGCCCAGAATTTGCTGCGGTTGGTCTTGACGCGGTGGTTGGTTCGGTTGGCTCGGCAGCAACGACCCGCATGATTGCAGATATTCCATCGGTTAAGTACACCGAAGGGCGCATGCTGCCGTACTTCTTCCCCGATGTTTTCAACCCGGACGGCGACCCGGTGGCAGAGGCCCAGCAGTGCTGGGTTGACGCTCGCAGGGCGATCTTGCGCAACCCTCTGGATCGCATTGGCTACGGCGGATATATCTCGCTGGCCATTCAGTTCCCGGAATTTATTGACTTCACCGAACAGGTTGTCAACGAATTTCGCACCATCCATGACACGGCCAAGGAACGCACAGCTTGGGGCACGGGGCTCAAGGTTGCCGTGTTGAACCACTGGGGAGCGCTGCGTACCTGGCAGACCCACATGGTTGCGCACGCGCTGCCCTACAAGCAGATTGTTACCTACCTGGGCGTGATCGAGGCCCTCGCGGGAATGCCCGTTGAAGTTGAGTTCATTGCGTTCGATGATGTCCTGGCGAACGGCATTGACTCCGATATTGACGTCATTATCAATGCGGGCCAGGCGGCTACCTCATTCTCCGGTGGCGATGTGTGGCAGGATCCGAATTTGACCACGAAGTTGCGCCAGTGGGTGGACGCCGGAGGTGCCCTGATTGGTGTTGGTGACCCGAGCGCCCACCTTCACGAGGGCCGGTTCTACCAACTCTCTGACGTATTTGGTGTGGACAAGGAGCTGGGCTTCTCGCTATCCACAGACAAGTACGTTACCCCGGTAACCGAGCACTTCATCACCCACGACCTCACCGAACCGTTTAACCCGGGCGAGGGGGCACGGGATGTCTACCCGGTTACGGACACTGCTCAAGTGTTGGCTTACCAGGCGGAGACGCACATTGCTACGAACGAGTATGGTCAGGGCCGTTCGGTGTATTTGGCTGGGTTGCCACACTCCAGTCAGAATGCACGCCTGCTCTACCGGGCAATCCTGTGGGCGGCACGTAAGGATCAAGATGTAACTGCGCCAGCTCAGTGGTGGACGAGTGATCCACGCACGGACGTTGCGGCTTGGGATGACACGTTCGTGGTGGTGAACTCCACCTTGGAAACCGTCACCACCACGGTCACCGGACCCGGGGGAATTAGCGAAACTGTGAGCTTGGGACCGGCCGAGTCTAAGTGGTTTGCATAA
- a CDS encoding DeoR/GlpR family DNA-binding transcription regulator gives MNRHTRLTALLDLVLEREEVRVEEIVETLGVSPATVRRDLDNLAQQQLITRTHGGARLHPSSSDLPLRYKSGRNADEKSRIAKAAIKLIRPGEVIGLNGGTTTTEVGREIALAPESDGVVGDQRFIVVTNAVNIANELTVRPRVKVVVTGGVARPHSYELTGPLSTLILNEISIDTLFLGVNAISADLGAAAHNEGEASINAAFVKVAKKVVVVADSSKVGQTAFARICDVSEVHTLITDSNIDPTEVAKFEAAGIKVIVA, from the coding sequence ATGAATCGGCATACACGGCTGACCGCTTTGCTAGATCTCGTCCTCGAGCGCGAAGAGGTAAGAGTCGAGGAAATCGTTGAAACACTTGGGGTTTCACCGGCTACCGTCCGCCGGGACCTGGATAATCTGGCCCAACAACAACTGATCACTCGCACGCACGGCGGTGCACGGTTGCACCCGAGCTCCTCTGATCTCCCGTTGCGGTATAAGTCCGGTCGCAACGCAGATGAGAAGTCACGCATTGCCAAAGCAGCGATCAAGCTCATCCGCCCGGGTGAGGTTATTGGCCTCAATGGCGGGACCACAACCACCGAGGTAGGCCGGGAGATAGCTCTCGCCCCTGAGTCGGACGGTGTGGTTGGCGACCAACGGTTCATTGTGGTCACCAATGCGGTCAACATCGCCAATGAACTAACCGTGCGCCCCCGCGTCAAGGTGGTTGTCACGGGTGGTGTGGCCCGTCCCCACAGCTACGAGTTGACCGGCCCACTATCAACTCTCATCCTCAATGAGATCTCCATTGACACCCTTTTCTTAGGGGTCAACGCTATTAGCGCTGATCTCGGCGCAGCGGCCCACAATGAGGGCGAGGCTTCCATTAACGCCGCCTTTGTTAAGGTTGCCAAGAAGGTTGTTGTTGTGGCTGACTCAAGCAAAGTTGGCCAGACTGCCTTTGCTCGAATTTGCGATGTCTCCGAAGTCCACACGCTCATTACCGACAGTAATATCGACCCCACCGAGGTAGCTAAGTTTGAAGCAGCTGGCATCAAGGTGATTGTGGCGTAG